A single window of Balaenoptera acutorostrata chromosome X, mBalAcu1.1, whole genome shotgun sequence DNA harbors:
- the PIN4 gene encoding peptidyl-prolyl cis-trans isomerase NIMA-interacting 4 isoform X1, with the protein MPPKGKSGSGKGGKGKAASGSESSDKKAQGPKGGGSAVKVRHILCEKHGKILEAMEKLKSGMKFNEVATQYSEDKARQGGDLGWMTRGSMVGPFQEAAFALPISVLDKPVFTDPPVKTKFGYHIIMVEGRK; encoded by the exons ATGCCGCCGAAAGGAAAAAGCGGTTCTGGGAAAGGGGGGAAAG GAAAAGCAGCCTCTGGGAGTGAGAGTTCTGACAAGAAGGCTCAGGGTCCCAAAGGTGGTGGCAGTGCAGTAAAG GTCAGACACATTCTGTGTGAAAAACATGGAAAAATCTTGGAAGCCATGGAAAAGTTAAAGTCTGGAATGAAATTCAATGAAGTGGCCACACAATACAGTGAAGATAAAGCCAGGCAAGGG GGCGACTTGGGTTGGATGACCAGAGGGTCCATGGTGGGACCATTTCAAGAAGCAGCATTCGCCTTGCCTATAAGTGTGCTGGATAAGCCTGTGTTTACAGACCCTCCAGTTAAGACAAAATTCGGGTATCATATTATAATGGttgaagggagaaaataa